Proteins encoded by one window of Methanothermobacter sp. K4:
- a CDS encoding homoserine dehydrogenase, whose protein sequence is MNAGLIGFGTIGAGVVEIFNTNHDLIREKTGKDLKLKRVVDLDIETDRGVEIDPEILSTDADDILNDPEIDIVIELIGGYEPARSFILRALENGKHVVTANKALLAKHWDEIMAAARENGVRVAFEASVGGGIPVLRALNESLAANRIKSIYGIINGTANYILTRMASEGMEFDDVLREAQRLGYAERDPTFDIEGHDTAQKLIILALLGFGVYVPEGDLHVEGISSIRQDDIEYANKELGCSVKLLATASLDGGELEMGVMPFLVPHEHLLSSVNGVFNGIYITGDFTGPVMFYGKGAGRRATASAVVADCMEIALNPESPVQPGPGIRMVESIREFSETRSRYYIRLDAVDRPGVLHEIAGAFSRHKISIESVTQKGALEGESVPIYIVTHEAAEGDIQSALREISEIRWVTGEPVRLKIL, encoded by the coding sequence GTGAATGCTGGACTCATAGGATTTGGAACAATCGGGGCTGGGGTTGTGGAGATATTCAACACTAACCATGACCTCATCAGAGAAAAAACCGGGAAGGACCTGAAACTCAAAAGGGTGGTGGACCTTGACATAGAAACTGATCGTGGCGTTGAAATAGACCCTGAGATACTCTCAACAGATGCCGATGATATCCTCAATGACCCGGAAATCGATATTGTGATAGAACTCATAGGGGGCTATGAACCTGCCCGTAGCTTCATACTGAGGGCGCTGGAAAATGGTAAGCACGTTGTAACAGCCAACAAGGCACTCCTCGCCAAGCACTGGGATGAGATAATGGCCGCTGCAAGGGAAAATGGTGTGAGAGTCGCATTCGAGGCCAGTGTGGGTGGAGGCATACCCGTACTGAGGGCCCTCAACGAGTCCCTCGCAGCTAACCGGATAAAATCCATCTATGGTATAATAAACGGCACAGCCAACTACATCCTAACAAGGATGGCCTCTGAGGGCATGGAATTTGATGATGTCCTCAGGGAGGCCCAGAGGCTCGGTTATGCTGAGAGAGATCCCACATTTGATATTGAGGGTCATGACACTGCCCAGAAGCTGATAATACTTGCTCTTCTTGGTTTTGGGGTTTATGTGCCTGAAGGGGACCTCCACGTGGAGGGTATAAGCAGTATAAGGCAGGATGACATTGAATACGCAAATAAGGAGCTTGGCTGCAGTGTTAAACTTCTTGCAACGGCCTCTCTGGATGGTGGTGAGCTGGAAATGGGTGTGATGCCCTTCCTTGTACCCCACGAACACCTGCTTTCATCTGTAAATGGCGTGTTCAACGGCATATACATCACAGGTGACTTCACCGGCCCTGTGATGTTCTATGGTAAGGGAGCCGGGAGGAGGGCCACTGCAAGTGCAGTTGTTGCAGACTGTATGGAAATCGCCCTGAACCCTGAAAGTCCAGTGCAGCCAGGGCCCGGTATAAGGATGGTTGAATCCATAAGGGAGTTCAGTGAAACCAGATCAAGGTACTATATCAGGCTTGATGCAGTTGACAGGCCAGGGGTCCTCCATGAGATAGCCGGGGCCTTCAGCAGGCATAAAATAAGCATTGAATCGGTTACACAGAAGGGTGCCCTTGAGGGCGAATCCGT
- a CDS encoding Ig-like domain-containing protein encodes MDDGTYNENVQIVKENVSLTSINRGAVVINPADPNRPVINVTADGVSIRGFNITSGNDYGILVNANRCTVSYNYLKAGGIKLNGSSNSTIRSNTITSDSMGFDGITLVSSSGNLISRNIITRRANGIWLGDSSYNTISQNRFEENTYSIAMNGAAFNSIIDNNMTDNNFGIYNYGVNNTITANRIANSLCYNLQLTGSDNSIYGNYLINGLVYTEAGNRLNNTEIGNYWSHYSGNDTNGDGLGDSPISVDYRPLIVDLAVINATVTPTNIQVIIRNNGQANLTRIDPTGQFMVKINCDGNETAHYINALNYGETQTITRPVGLGPGSHVVNITIPYNETTQLLEGKNNIRDACIINNNLTVNRNLIPATINYGNLTATPLKGTEPLNVTVTVKITNTGDFSKNETVLLVVNGTIVDQKTVEVDGQSTVTVTFTILLQNGTHTVTVNNMTPVNVTVFKPLSVLSVDPANGALSVSSTKRIVITFSENILAGSAYGNITVRTSSGVSKKIEKSTSGNRLYIKPVGSWSPGVRYIITVPRNSVKTVNGVTLASDFSSSFTSAIAVTYIDPRNGATGVSRTRTIVITFSNSIIAGPAYSKITVKTSTGRLKSISKRISGNRLYIKPVGSWSARTKYIITVPWAAVKTSTGNMMAADFRSAFTTA; translated from the coding sequence GTGGATGATGGAACCTACAACGAGAATGTTCAGATAGTCAAGGAAAACGTTTCTCTCACATCAATAAATAGGGGAGCCGTTGTTATAAATCCAGCTGATCCCAATAGGCCAGTAATCAACGTAACGGCAGATGGTGTTAGTATACGTGGATTCAATATAACCAGCGGCAATGATTATGGTATACTTGTGAATGCAAACAGATGCACAGTATCGTATAACTACCTCAAAGCTGGCGGTATTAAACTTAATGGTTCCTCCAACAGCACAATCAGGAGTAACACCATAACAAGTGATTCAATGGGTTTTGATGGAATCACTCTGGTCAGTTCTTCAGGCAACTTGATCTCACGAAATATTATAACACGGAGAGCTAACGGTATATGGCTGGGGGATTCCTCATACAATACCATATCCCAGAACAGATTTGAGGAAAACACGTATTCAATTGCGATGAACGGGGCCGCCTTCAACAGCATAATTGATAACAACATGACCGACAATAATTTTGGAATCTATAATTACGGTGTCAACAACACCATAACAGCTAACAGGATAGCTAATTCGCTATGTTACAATCTTCAACTAACAGGTAGCGATAATAGCATCTACGGGAACTATCTCATAAACGGCCTTGTGTATACAGAAGCGGGCAACCGCCTTAACAACACAGAGATAGGTAATTACTGGTCACATTACTCAGGGAATGATACCAATGGGGATGGACTTGGGGATTCACCCATATCTGTGGATTACAGACCCCTGATCGTGGACCTTGCGGTGATTAATGCTACAGTAACACCCACAAACATCCAGGTCATCATAAGGAACAATGGTCAGGCCAACCTCACACGCATAGATCCCACAGGCCAGTTCATGGTTAAAATAAACTGTGATGGCAATGAAACAGCGCACTACATAAACGCACTCAATTACGGCGAGACACAGACCATCACAAGGCCAGTAGGTCTCGGGCCAGGTAGCCATGTGGTCAATATAACGATCCCATACAACGAGACAACCCAGCTACTGGAGGGTAAAAATAATATAAGGGACGCCTGTATAATCAACAACAATCTCACAGTGAACAGGAACCTTATACCAGCCACCATAAACTATGGTAACCTCACGGCAACACCATTAAAAGGAACTGAACCATTAAATGTCACAGTAACGGTTAAAATCACAAATACTGGCGATTTTTCAAAAAATGAGACTGTACTGCTCGTTGTAAATGGCACTATAGTTGATCAGAAGACCGTTGAGGTTGATGGACAATCAACGGTTACGGTGACATTCACCATCCTTCTCCAGAACGGAACCCACACTGTGACTGTAAATAACATGACACCGGTGAATGTTACAGTCTTCAAACCATTAAGTGTCCTCTCAGTTGATCCAGCCAATGGCGCCCTTTCAGTTTCATCAACCAAGAGGATTGTTATAACCTTCAGTGAGAATATCCTCGCCGGCAGTGCCTATGGTAACATAACTGTCAGAACGTCCAGTGGTGTATCCAAGAAAATCGAGAAGAGTACAAGTGGTAACAGGCTCTACATAAAACCCGTTGGTAGCTGGAGTCCGGGAGTCAGGTATATAATTACCGTGCCCAGGAACTCAGTTAAAACGGTCAATGGGGTTACCCTCGCATCTGATTTCAGTTCTTCATTCACATCTGCCATTGCTGTAACCTACATTGACCCGAGAAATGGTGCGACAGGGGTTTCAAGGACCAGGACCATTGTTATAACCTTCAGTAACAGCATAATTGCAGGGCCAGCCTACAGTAAGATAACGGTTAAAACATCCACTGGAAGGCTGAAGTCCATCAGTAAGAGGATCAGTGGTAACAGGCTCTACATAAAACCCGTTGGTAGCTGGAGTGCCCGCACAAAGTACATCATCACTGTTCCATGGGCTGCTGTTAAGACCAGCACAGGTAACATGATGGCAGCGGACTTCAGATCAGCGTTCACCACAGCCTAA